TGCATTCCGAAAGAACTCCTGAATATTTAAGAGGTTCAGATAAAGTTTTGCATGGATTGCAGATCTGGGTTGCTTTGCCAAAAGCTCATGAAAAGGATGAACCTTCGTTTGTGCATGTAGAAGAATCCGGAATTCCTGAATGGAATAAAGATGGTGTTCATTTCAAACTAATAGCGGGAGAAGTCTTTGGTAAGAAATCGCCGGTGCCTGTTTATAGTCCACTTTATCTTTTGGAGCTAAAGACGACGGTATCAGGGGCAAAATTATCCATAGGTAACGTGCTTTTTGGAGAAAGTGCGATGTATATACTTGAAGGAAGTGTAAGCAGCGAAGGCAATAACTTCGGGCCAAAGCAAATTCTGGTTGCTAAAGATGCTTCACTTTGTGAATTTGAAATGGGTGAAAATACCACTATATATATTTTTGGTGGAGAGCCTTTTGATGAAGAAAGATTTATCTACTGGAATTTTGTAGCTTCGGACAAAGACACTATAGAAAGGGCCAAGGAAGATTGGAAAGAGATGAGGTTTCCTAAGATTAAGGGGGAGACGGATTTTGTGCCGTTGCCGGTGAGGTAAGTGCTTAAA
This window of the Sporocytophaga myxococcoides genome carries:
- a CDS encoding pirin family protein → MSNIKLIIEERPTHIGKFMVGRLLPFREKRMVGPFIFIDHMGPAKMSETENIDVPPHPHIGLSTLTYLFEGSIMHRDSLGVEMEIKPGAVNWMTAGKGIVHSERTPEYLRGSDKVLHGLQIWVALPKAHEKDEPSFVHVEESGIPEWNKDGVHFKLIAGEVFGKKSPVPVYSPLYLLELKTTVSGAKLSIGNVLFGESAMYILEGSVSSEGNNFGPKQILVAKDASLCEFEMGENTTIYIFGGEPFDEERFIYWNFVASDKDTIERAKEDWKEMRFPKIKGETDFVPLPVR